Proteins encoded together in one Phalacrocorax aristotelis chromosome 7, bGulAri2.1, whole genome shotgun sequence window:
- the PER2 gene encoding period circadian protein homolog 2 isoform X3 has translation MDFIKFRGFYSSTEEQNPEQQAGISENISLSFSLKEQQKMSDYSGLANNHSQMIAEDSEIQTKPEHSHEVLQEDIEMSSGSSGNDFSGNDTNENYSSGHDSHGHESDENGKESAMLMESSDCHKSSSSNAFSLMIANSEHNQSSSGCSSEQSTKAKTQKELLKTLQELKAHLPSEKKIKGKSSVLTTLKYALKSIKQVKANEEYYQLLMINESQPAGLNVSSYTVEEVETITSEYIMKNADMFAVAVSLITGKILYISDQAASILRCKRGYFKNAKFVEFLAPQDVSVFYTSTTPYRLPSWNICNRAESSTQDCMEEKSFFCRISAGKERENEICYHPFRMTPYLIKVQDPEIAEDQLCCVLLAEKVHSGYEAPRIPPDKRIFTTTHTPTCLFQDVDERAVPLLGYLPQDLIGTPVLVHLHPNDRPLMLAIHKKILQYGGQPFDYSPIRFCTRNGDYITMDTSWSSFINPWSRKVSFIIGRHKVRTGPLNEDVFAAPNYTEDRILHPSVQEITEQIYRLLLQPVHNSGSSGYGSLGSNGSHEHLMSVASSSDSTGNNNEDTHKDKPEVCQDARKVKNKGQHIFTDNKAKLEYKREPFAEKQNGPGGQVKDVVGKDTAVTAAPKNVTTEELAWKEQPVYSYQQISCLDSVIRYLESCNVPGTAKRKCEPSSSVASLSSGVHEQKPADNAIQPLGDSAVLKASGKSNGPPVVGAHLTSLALPGKPESVVSLTSQCSYSSTIVHVGDKKTQPELEMIEDGTSGAELLDGQLLVPPSSSAHVNQEKEPFKKLGLTKEVLAVHTQKEEQSFLNKFKEIKRFNIFQSHCNYYLQDKPKGRPGERGSRGQRNGTSGMDQPWKKSGKNRKSKRIKPQESSDSTASGTKFPHRFPLQGLNTTAWSPSDTSQASYSAMSFPTVMPAYPLPVFPAAGTVPPAPETSLSGLNQLPDSGNTCPMQPSQFSAPLMTPVVALVLPNYVYPEVNSNLPQTLYHSQPNFPAHSTFSSQTVFPTQPPFTTPSPFPQQAFFPTEPFHYNPPAESEKVPVTEPRNEPSRSCTPQSVGPQDQASPPLFQSRCSSPLNLLQLEETTKTAESGAPVGLHGALSEEGAIGKIMTTDNCSRKGSLPAESPMDAQNSDALSMSSVLLDILLQEDACSGTGSASSGSGVSAAAESLGSGSNGCDMSGSRTGSSETSHTSKYFGSIDSSENHHKTKMKAEMEESEHFIKYVLQDPIWLLMANTDDTVMMTYQIPSRDLETVLKEDKQKLKQMQKLQPKFTEEQKRELIEVHPWIQQGGLPKTVANSECIFCEDNIQSNFYTSYDEEIHEMDLNEMIEDSGENNLVSLSQVSEEQT, from the exons ATGGACTTTATCAAGTTCAGAGGGTTCTACTCTAGCACTGAGGAGCAGAACCCTGAGCAGCAAGCTGGTATcagtgaaaacatttctttgtcATTCTCTTTAaaagagcaacagaaaatgaGTGATTATTCTGGACTTGCAAATAACCATAGCCAGATGATTGCTGAAGATTCAGAAATTCAGACAAAGCCTGAACATTCTCATGAAGTTCTTCAGGAAGATATTGAAATGAGCAGTGGATCCAGTGGAAATGACTTCAGTGGAAATGACACAAATGAAAACTACTCGAGTGGGCATGATTCTCATGGCCATGAATCTGATGAAAATGGGAAAGAGTCAGCAATGCTCATGGAATCTTCAGACTGTCACAAAAG TTCAAGCTCAAATGCGTTTAGTCTGATGATTGCAAACTCTGAACACAATCAGTCTAGCAGTGGATGCAG TAGTGAGCAGTCCACTaaagccaaaacacaaaagGAATTGCTGAAAACATTACAAGAGCTGAAAGCTCACcttccttctgaaaagaaaattaaaggcaAATCTAGTGTCCTAACAACATTGAAATATGCCCTGAAAAGCATTAAACAAGTTAAAG CCAATGAGGAGTATTACCAATTGTTGATGATTAATGAATCCCAGCCTGCTGGACTCAATGTGTCATCTTACACAGTGGAAGAAGTTGAGACTATAACCTCAGAATACATAATGAAAAATGCG GATATGTTTGCTGTAGCTGTTTCTTTGATTACTGGGAAAATTTTGTACATCTCTGATCAAGCTGCTTCTATTCTCCGCTGTAAAAggggttattttaaaaatgccaaattTGTGGAGTTCTTGGCGCCTCAGGATGTCAGTGTGTTCTATACTTCTACTACCCCATACAGATTACCATCATGGAATATTTGCAATAGAGCTG AGTCTTCCACCCAGGATTGCATGgaagagaaatcttttttctgtcGCATCAG TGCGGGAAAGGAGCGTGAAAACGAGATATGCTATCACCCATTTCGGATGACTCCTTACCTTATCAAAGTGCAAGATCCAGAAATAGCAGAGGACCAGCTTTGCTGTGTGTTGCTTGCAGAAAAAGTACATTCCGGTTATGAAG caCCCAGAATTCCTCCTGACAAAAGAATTTTTACGACTACGCACACCCCGACCTGTTTGTTCCAGGATGTAGATGAAAG agcaGTACCTCTGTTGGGATACCTTCCTCAGGACTTAATAGGAACACCAGTCTTGGTGCATCTTCACCCAAATGACAGACCCTTAATGCTAGCAATTCACAAAAAAA TACTTCAGTATGGAGGACAGCCTTTTGACTATTCACCAATCAGGTTTTGCACTAGAAATGGAGATTATATAACCATGGACACCAGCTGGTCCAGTTTCATCAACCCTTGGAGTCGAAAAGTTTCATTTATTATTGGAAGACACAAAGTTAGGAC GGGTCCCTTAAATGAAGACGTCTTTGCTGCTCCCAACTATACAGAGGATAGAATCCTTCATCCCAGTGTTCAGGAAATCACTGAGCAAATATATCGGCTATTATTGCAG CCTGTACACAACAGTGGATCCAGCGGCTATGGAAGTCTAGGTAGCAATGGTTCACATGAGCACTTAATGAGTGTGGCATCCTCCAGTGACAGCACAGGAAATAATAATGAAGACACTCATAAGGATAAACCA GAGGTTTGTCAAGATGCCCGTAAGGTCAAAAATAAAGGACAGCATATTTTCACTGACAATAAAGCAAAACTGGAATACAAGAGAGAGCCTTTTGCAG aaaaacaaaatggtcCTGGTGGTCAGGTGAAAGATGTAGTGGGAAAGGATACTGCAGTAACAGCTGCTCCTAAAAATGTGACTACTGAAGAGTTGGCTTGGAAAGAACAACCTGTATATTCTTATCAACAGATTAGCTGTTTGGACAGTGTCATCAG GTATTTGGAGAGTTGTAATGTGCCTGgtacagcaaaaagaaaatgtgaaccTTCATCAAGTGTTGCATCACTCAGTTCTGGAGTCCATGAACAAAAACCAGCTGATAATGCTATACAGCCCTTGGGAG atTCTGCTGTGTTGAAGGCGTCTGGTAAATCAAACGGTCCCCCAGTGGTTGGTGCTCATTTAACATCTTTGGCTTTACCTGGCAAGCCTGAAAGTGTTGTGTCTCTCACAAGTCAGTGCAGCTACAGTAGCACCATTGTTCATGTTGGagacaaaaaaacacaacctgAATTAG AAATGATAGAAGATGGTACAAGTGGAGCAGAACTCTTAGATGGCCAACTTCTTGTCCCTCCATCCAGCTCTGCACATGTAAATCAAGAAAAGGAGCCATTTAAAAAACTGGGACTTACAAAGGAAGTCCTTGCAGTGCATACGCAAAAAGAGGAGCAGAGCTTTTTGAATAAGTTTAAAGAAATCAAgagatttaatatttttcaatccCACTGCAATTACTACTTACAAGATAAACCAAAAGGACGGCCTGGTGAACGTG gcagtcGTGGACAAAGAAATGGCACTTCTGGAATGGATCAGCCTTGGAAGAAAAGTGGAAAGAACAGGAAATCAAAACGCATTAAACCACAAGAGTCTTCAGACAGTACAGCTTCGGGAACTAAATTCCCCCATCGGTTCCCTCTTCAAGGTTTAAATACTACTGCTTGGTCACCATCAGACACTTCACAAGCGAGCTATTCAGCGATGTCTTTCCCCACTGTTATGCCTGCATATCCACTTCctgtttttccagcagcagggacTGTACCACCAGCTCCTGAGACTTCACTCTCTGGTCTTAATCAGTTGCCAGACTCTGGAAATACTTGCCCTATGCAACCATCCCAGTTCTCTGCACCCCTCATGACACCTGTAGTAGCTCTTGTACTCCCCAACTACGTCTACCCAGAGGTGAACAGTAACTTACCTCAAACGCTTTACCACAGCCAACCCAACTTCCCTGCTCATTCCACTTTCTCTTCACAGACAGTATTTCCAACGCAGCCACCATTCACTACACCCAGCCCTTTCCCACAACAGGCGTTCTTTCCAACAGAGCCATTCCATTATAATCCACCAGCAGAGAGTGAAAAGGTTCCTGTCACAGAGCCACGAAATGAGCCATCCCGTTCCTGCACTCCACAGTCAGTGGGTCCTCAAGACCAGGCTTCACCACCTCTGTTCCAGTCAAGGTGTAGTTCCCCTCTGAATCTTCTACAGTTAGAAGAAACTACAAAAACTGCTGAAAGTGGAGCTCCTGTGGGTTTACATGGAGCTTTAAGTGAGGAAGGAGCCATAGGCAAAATCATGACAACTGACAACTGTAGTAGAAAGGGATCCTTACCA GCTGAATCTCCAATGGATGCTCAAAATAGCGATGCACTCTCCATGTCTAGTGTCCTGCTTGACATTTTACTTCAAGAAGATGCATGTTCAGGCACTGGTTCAGCTTCTTCAGGGAGTGGTGTATCTGCAGCTGCTGAGTCTCTGGGGTCTGGATCCAATGGCTGTGACATGTCAGGGAGCAGGACAG gtagTAGTGAAACTAGTCATACCAGCAAGTACTTTGGGAGTATTGATTCCTCAGAAAATCatcataaaaccaaaatgaaggcagaaatggaagaaagtgaGCACTTCATTAAATATGTCCTTCAGGATCCTATATGGCTTTTGATGGCAAACACAGATGACACAGTTATGATGACTTACCAGATACCTTCACG agaTTTGGAAACCgttttaaaagaagataagcaaaaattaaagcagatgCAGAAACTACAGCCAAAAtttacagaagaacaaaaaagagagCTTATTGAAGTTCATCCATGGATTCAGCAGGGTGGACTACCAAAAACCGTTGCTAATTCT gaaTGTATTTTTTGTGAGGACAATATACAGAGCAATTTTTATACATCGTATGATGAAGAAATCCATGAAATGGACCTTAATGAAATGATTGAAGACAGCGGGGAAAACAACTTGGTTTCCTTGAGTCAAGTCAGTGAAGAACAAACATAG
- the PER2 gene encoding period circadian protein homolog 2 isoform X1, which produces MDFIKFRGFYSSTEEQNPEQQAGISENISLSFSLKEQQKMSDYSGLANNHSQMIAEDSEIQTKPEHSHEVLQEDIEMSSGSSGNDFSGNDTNENYSSGHDSHGHESDENGKESAMLMESSDCHKSSSSNAFSLMIANSEHNQSSSGCSSEQSTKAKTQKELLKTLQELKAHLPSEKKIKGKSSVLTTLKYALKSIKQVKANEEYYQLLMINESQPAGLNVSSYTVEEVETITSEYIMKNADMFAVAVSLITGKILYISDQAASILRCKRGYFKNAKFVEFLAPQDVSVFYTSTTPYRLPSWNICNRAESSTQDCMEEKSFFCRISAGKERENEICYHPFRMTPYLIKVQDPEIAEDQLCCVLLAEKVHSGYEAPRIPPDKRIFTTTHTPTCLFQDVDERAVPLLGYLPQDLIGTPVLVHLHPNDRPLMLAIHKKILQYGGQPFDYSPIRFCTRNGDYITMDTSWSSFINPWSRKVSFIIGRHKVRTGPLNEDVFAAPNYTEDRILHPSVQEITEQIYRLLLQPVHNSGSSGYGSLGSNGSHEHLMSVASSSDSTGNNNEDTHKDKPEVCQDARKVKNKGQHIFTDNKAKLEYKREPFAVSLFTEKQNGPGGQVKDVVGKDTAVTAAPKNVTTEELAWKEQPVYSYQQISCLDSVIRYLESCNVPGTAKRKCEPSSSVASLSSGVHEQKPADNAIQPLGDSAVLKASGKSNGPPVVGAHLTSLALPGKPESVVSLTSQCSYSSTIVHVGDKKTQPELEMIEDGTSGAELLDGQLLVPPSSSAHVNQEKEPFKKLGLTKEVLAVHTQKEEQSFLNKFKEIKRFNIFQSHCNYYLQDKPKGRPGERGSRGQRNGTSGMDQPWKKSGKNRKSKRIKPQESSDSTASGTKFPHRFPLQGLNTTAWSPSDTSQASYSAMSFPTVMPAYPLPVFPAAGTVPPAPETSLSGLNQLPDSGNTCPMQPSQFSAPLMTPVVALVLPNYVYPEVNSNLPQTLYHSQPNFPAHSTFSSQTVFPTQPPFTTPSPFPQQAFFPTEPFHYNPPAESEKVPVTEPRNEPSRSCTPQSVGPQDQASPPLFQSRCSSPLNLLQLEETTKTAESGAPVGLHGALSEEGAIGKIMTTDNCSRKGSLPAESPMDAQNSDALSMSSVLLDILLQEDACSGTGSASSGSGVSAAAESLGSGSNGCDMSGSRTGSSETSHTSKYFGSIDSSENHHKTKMKAEMEESEHFIKYVLQDPIWLLMANTDDTVMMTYQIPSRDLETVLKEDKQKLKQMQKLQPKFTEEQKRELIEVHPWIQQGGLPKTVANSECIFCEDNIQSNFYTSYDEEIHEMDLNEMIEDSGENNLVSLSQVSEEQT; this is translated from the exons ATGGACTTTATCAAGTTCAGAGGGTTCTACTCTAGCACTGAGGAGCAGAACCCTGAGCAGCAAGCTGGTATcagtgaaaacatttctttgtcATTCTCTTTAaaagagcaacagaaaatgaGTGATTATTCTGGACTTGCAAATAACCATAGCCAGATGATTGCTGAAGATTCAGAAATTCAGACAAAGCCTGAACATTCTCATGAAGTTCTTCAGGAAGATATTGAAATGAGCAGTGGATCCAGTGGAAATGACTTCAGTGGAAATGACACAAATGAAAACTACTCGAGTGGGCATGATTCTCATGGCCATGAATCTGATGAAAATGGGAAAGAGTCAGCAATGCTCATGGAATCTTCAGACTGTCACAAAAG TTCAAGCTCAAATGCGTTTAGTCTGATGATTGCAAACTCTGAACACAATCAGTCTAGCAGTGGATGCAG TAGTGAGCAGTCCACTaaagccaaaacacaaaagGAATTGCTGAAAACATTACAAGAGCTGAAAGCTCACcttccttctgaaaagaaaattaaaggcaAATCTAGTGTCCTAACAACATTGAAATATGCCCTGAAAAGCATTAAACAAGTTAAAG CCAATGAGGAGTATTACCAATTGTTGATGATTAATGAATCCCAGCCTGCTGGACTCAATGTGTCATCTTACACAGTGGAAGAAGTTGAGACTATAACCTCAGAATACATAATGAAAAATGCG GATATGTTTGCTGTAGCTGTTTCTTTGATTACTGGGAAAATTTTGTACATCTCTGATCAAGCTGCTTCTATTCTCCGCTGTAAAAggggttattttaaaaatgccaaattTGTGGAGTTCTTGGCGCCTCAGGATGTCAGTGTGTTCTATACTTCTACTACCCCATACAGATTACCATCATGGAATATTTGCAATAGAGCTG AGTCTTCCACCCAGGATTGCATGgaagagaaatcttttttctgtcGCATCAG TGCGGGAAAGGAGCGTGAAAACGAGATATGCTATCACCCATTTCGGATGACTCCTTACCTTATCAAAGTGCAAGATCCAGAAATAGCAGAGGACCAGCTTTGCTGTGTGTTGCTTGCAGAAAAAGTACATTCCGGTTATGAAG caCCCAGAATTCCTCCTGACAAAAGAATTTTTACGACTACGCACACCCCGACCTGTTTGTTCCAGGATGTAGATGAAAG agcaGTACCTCTGTTGGGATACCTTCCTCAGGACTTAATAGGAACACCAGTCTTGGTGCATCTTCACCCAAATGACAGACCCTTAATGCTAGCAATTCACAAAAAAA TACTTCAGTATGGAGGACAGCCTTTTGACTATTCACCAATCAGGTTTTGCACTAGAAATGGAGATTATATAACCATGGACACCAGCTGGTCCAGTTTCATCAACCCTTGGAGTCGAAAAGTTTCATTTATTATTGGAAGACACAAAGTTAGGAC GGGTCCCTTAAATGAAGACGTCTTTGCTGCTCCCAACTATACAGAGGATAGAATCCTTCATCCCAGTGTTCAGGAAATCACTGAGCAAATATATCGGCTATTATTGCAG CCTGTACACAACAGTGGATCCAGCGGCTATGGAAGTCTAGGTAGCAATGGTTCACATGAGCACTTAATGAGTGTGGCATCCTCCAGTGACAGCACAGGAAATAATAATGAAGACACTCATAAGGATAAACCA GAGGTTTGTCAAGATGCCCGTAAGGTCAAAAATAAAGGACAGCATATTTTCACTGACAATAAAGCAAAACTGGAATACAAGAGAGAGCCTTTTGCAG TAtctcttttcacagaaaaacaaaatggtcCTGGTGGTCAGGTGAAAGATGTAGTGGGAAAGGATACTGCAGTAACAGCTGCTCCTAAAAATGTGACTACTGAAGAGTTGGCTTGGAAAGAACAACCTGTATATTCTTATCAACAGATTAGCTGTTTGGACAGTGTCATCAG GTATTTGGAGAGTTGTAATGTGCCTGgtacagcaaaaagaaaatgtgaaccTTCATCAAGTGTTGCATCACTCAGTTCTGGAGTCCATGAACAAAAACCAGCTGATAATGCTATACAGCCCTTGGGAG atTCTGCTGTGTTGAAGGCGTCTGGTAAATCAAACGGTCCCCCAGTGGTTGGTGCTCATTTAACATCTTTGGCTTTACCTGGCAAGCCTGAAAGTGTTGTGTCTCTCACAAGTCAGTGCAGCTACAGTAGCACCATTGTTCATGTTGGagacaaaaaaacacaacctgAATTAG AAATGATAGAAGATGGTACAAGTGGAGCAGAACTCTTAGATGGCCAACTTCTTGTCCCTCCATCCAGCTCTGCACATGTAAATCAAGAAAAGGAGCCATTTAAAAAACTGGGACTTACAAAGGAAGTCCTTGCAGTGCATACGCAAAAAGAGGAGCAGAGCTTTTTGAATAAGTTTAAAGAAATCAAgagatttaatatttttcaatccCACTGCAATTACTACTTACAAGATAAACCAAAAGGACGGCCTGGTGAACGTG gcagtcGTGGACAAAGAAATGGCACTTCTGGAATGGATCAGCCTTGGAAGAAAAGTGGAAAGAACAGGAAATCAAAACGCATTAAACCACAAGAGTCTTCAGACAGTACAGCTTCGGGAACTAAATTCCCCCATCGGTTCCCTCTTCAAGGTTTAAATACTACTGCTTGGTCACCATCAGACACTTCACAAGCGAGCTATTCAGCGATGTCTTTCCCCACTGTTATGCCTGCATATCCACTTCctgtttttccagcagcagggacTGTACCACCAGCTCCTGAGACTTCACTCTCTGGTCTTAATCAGTTGCCAGACTCTGGAAATACTTGCCCTATGCAACCATCCCAGTTCTCTGCACCCCTCATGACACCTGTAGTAGCTCTTGTACTCCCCAACTACGTCTACCCAGAGGTGAACAGTAACTTACCTCAAACGCTTTACCACAGCCAACCCAACTTCCCTGCTCATTCCACTTTCTCTTCACAGACAGTATTTCCAACGCAGCCACCATTCACTACACCCAGCCCTTTCCCACAACAGGCGTTCTTTCCAACAGAGCCATTCCATTATAATCCACCAGCAGAGAGTGAAAAGGTTCCTGTCACAGAGCCACGAAATGAGCCATCCCGTTCCTGCACTCCACAGTCAGTGGGTCCTCAAGACCAGGCTTCACCACCTCTGTTCCAGTCAAGGTGTAGTTCCCCTCTGAATCTTCTACAGTTAGAAGAAACTACAAAAACTGCTGAAAGTGGAGCTCCTGTGGGTTTACATGGAGCTTTAAGTGAGGAAGGAGCCATAGGCAAAATCATGACAACTGACAACTGTAGTAGAAAGGGATCCTTACCA GCTGAATCTCCAATGGATGCTCAAAATAGCGATGCACTCTCCATGTCTAGTGTCCTGCTTGACATTTTACTTCAAGAAGATGCATGTTCAGGCACTGGTTCAGCTTCTTCAGGGAGTGGTGTATCTGCAGCTGCTGAGTCTCTGGGGTCTGGATCCAATGGCTGTGACATGTCAGGGAGCAGGACAG gtagTAGTGAAACTAGTCATACCAGCAAGTACTTTGGGAGTATTGATTCCTCAGAAAATCatcataaaaccaaaatgaaggcagaaatggaagaaagtgaGCACTTCATTAAATATGTCCTTCAGGATCCTATATGGCTTTTGATGGCAAACACAGATGACACAGTTATGATGACTTACCAGATACCTTCACG agaTTTGGAAACCgttttaaaagaagataagcaaaaattaaagcagatgCAGAAACTACAGCCAAAAtttacagaagaacaaaaaagagagCTTATTGAAGTTCATCCATGGATTCAGCAGGGTGGACTACCAAAAACCGTTGCTAATTCT gaaTGTATTTTTTGTGAGGACAATATACAGAGCAATTTTTATACATCGTATGATGAAGAAATCCATGAAATGGACCTTAATGAAATGATTGAAGACAGCGGGGAAAACAACTTGGTTTCCTTGAGTCAAGTCAGTGAAGAACAAACATAG